Proteins encoded together in one Hylaeus volcanicus isolate JK05 chromosome 3, UHH_iyHylVolc1.0_haploid, whole genome shotgun sequence window:
- the LOC128873863 gene encoding tetraspanin-9, with amino-acid sequence MGRTGYTCIRHVFCSLNVLIWLCACGILGAGLWLRLAYSGYTTLVPHYSFASADSLLLAAGCLTFVIAFFGCCGAWFQSRCMLITYFGLVILMFLAEFMLGTLAFIFREHLARSLKAELLFGIEKHYNLTREPGTLPAIWDHIHTEFHCCGVRDYTDWFQIDAWPTEDRVPDSCCVQRERYCGRLDPEGRNKELWYKEGCAYAIQMWLVTRLHVVGTVGLVVAFLQLFGQVASMILFCTVRHKRSSHTYKSYDTTNT; translated from the exons TTATGCGCTTGCGGAATTTTGGGTGCAGGTCTCTGGCTCCGATTGGCTTACTCGGGATACACAACCTTGGTACCGCATTACAGTTTCGCGTCAGCTGACTCGTTGCTATTGGCCGCTGGTTGTCTAACCTTCGTGATCGCCTTCTTCGGATGTTGCGGTGCTTGGTTTCAGTCAAGATGTATGCTGATCACG TACTTCGGATTGGTGATATTGATGTTCCTGGCTGAATTCATGTTGGGGACTCTGGCTTTCATCTTCAGAGAACATTTAGCCAGAAGTCTGAAAGCCGAGCTGCTCTTCGGTATCGAGAAGCATTACAATCTGACCAGGGAACCTGGAACGCTTCCCGCTATATGGGACCACATACACACGGAG TTCCACTGTTGCGGTGTGCGGGATTACACCGACTGGTTCCAGATCGACGCATGGCCGACGGAGGATCGCGTCCCAGATTCCTGTTGCGTGCAAAGAGAACGATACTGCGGTCGCCTCGATCCGGAGGGTCGCAACAAAGAGCTCTGGTACAAGGAAGGTTGCGCATATGCCATTCAAATGTGGCTGGTGACCAGACTCCACGTGGTGGGCACGGTCGGCCTTGTCGTCGCTTTCCTTCAGCTGTTTGGACAGGTGGCAAGCATGATCTTGTTTTGCACCGTCAGGCACAAGAGGTCCTCCCACACGTACAAGAGCTACGACACCACGAACACCTAG
- the LOC128873433 gene encoding uncharacterized protein LOC128873433: MIASIAIFGLFCLVPSEGVNFLRVKRQNVPEQGEHVIDNIFNIPITAIKQTATAAQSFSPENSPAIDSVFQIPISTLEAVGNLVKATSGQRTQNSEELQRIRQERRDKILAQRERQRSQRDQIQRQRLQRQQNKRTIMLHNKDPFGLNALSNLLLGNHGFLDLFGGHGGHVGHGVHSGQTDHGGNGHQGIHGSHGSLTGSNQNTYEVHENVEEDTGYAWHGITAGIGTVYGSRPTNAFTIQNKIAPKEDKPNKYTYDDSQIQNKIAPVTNFRDRFRYEEEPPLQNKIAPKSNRIAFQS, encoded by the exons ATGATAGCAAGCATTGCTATCTTCGGACTTTTTTGTCTCGTTCCTTCCGAAGGG GTGAACTTTTTGAGAGTGAAACGTCAAAATGTCCCGGAGCAAGGTGAACACGTGATAGATAACATCTTTAAC ATTCCGATCACGGCGATCAAACAAACCGCTACCGCTGCTCAGTCGTTTAGCCCGGAAAATTCTCCAGCCATTGACAGTGTTTTTCAG ATTCCTATATCGACTCTCGAGGCGGTTGGAAATCTCGTAAAAGCGACGTCTGGACAAAGAACTCAGAATTCCGAAGAGCTACAACGGATACGACAAGAAAGAAGAGACAAAATTCTGGCTCAAAGGGAAAGACAAAGATCGCAAAGGGATCAAATTCAACGGCAACGTCTTCAACGTCAACAGAACAAGAGAACCATCATGCTTCACAATAAAGACCCGTTCGGACTGAACGCCTTATCGAATCTTTTACTTGGTAATCATGGTTTTTTAGATCTTTTTGGTGGGCATGGTGGTCATGTCGGACACGGGGTTCACAGTGGGCAGACTGATCACGGTGGTAATGGACACcaag gCATCCATGGAAGCCACGGTAGTTTGACGGGTAGTAACCAAAACACTTACGAAGTCCACGAGAACGTGGAAGAAGACACTGGCTATGCGTGGCACGGAATCACAGCTGGAATCGGAACAGTTTATGGTTCCCGGCCCACCAACGCGTTTACGATACAGAACAAGATCGCCCCAAAAGAGGACAAgccaaataaatatacttacgACGATTCAcaaatacagaataaaattgcaCCGGTAACAAACTTCAGGGATAGGTTCAGATACGAGGAAGAACCTCCGCtgcagaataaaattgcaCCGAAGAGCAACAGGATCGCGTTTCAGTCTTGA
- the LOC128873864 gene encoding uncharacterized protein LOC128873864 isoform X2, with amino-acid sequence MRRTFGIKSILRIGVIVIVCRFDPSIGLPTEQPTRFTLNTGDGDVSSTTATTLTTSRLDQGRTLVSDSQNNVDTVIAEKTEDPNKTQRSLETIQNMPVTNTRTDTREIVRLETERAQGFLERPVYKPITGILESLFRPTPLVDGIKEQEKYGNSGDKFIGIGRALVNSFEGFSNFLNAVVDLPRNAAKTTSRGITEALNHVGARLIGLE; translated from the exons ATGCGAAGGACGTTtggaataaaaagtattttgaGGATAGGTGTTATAGTTATCGTATGTCGTTTCGATCCATCGATCGGTTTACCCACGGAACAACCAACGAGATTTACACTAAACACCGGCGACGGCGACGTGAGTTCGACTACCGCCACTACGTTGACCACGTCGAGATTGGACCAAGGACGA ACGCTGGTCAGCGATTCACAGAACAATGTAGATACCGTGATCGCGGAGAAGACAGAAGATCCGAATAAAACCCAGAGGTCCTTGGAAACTATCCAGAACATGCCAGTGACGAATACTCGGACAGACACGCGTGAAATTGTACGATTGGAGACGGAGAGGGCTCAAGGCTTTCTCGAAAGGCCAGTTTACAAGCCTATAACGGGAATTTTAGAGAGTTTATTCAGACCTACGCCGCTCGTCGATGGTATCAAGGAGCAGGAAAAGTATGGAAACTCTGGGGACAAGTTCATCGGAATTGGTAGAGCCCTCGTCAACAGTTTCGAAGGTTTCAGCAACTTTCTCAACGCTGTGGTTGAC TTGCCACGCAACGCTGCTAAAACGACGTCCCGTGGAATAACGGAAGCGCTGAATCATGTGGGAGCTCGTCTCATCGGACTCGAATGA
- the LOC128873864 gene encoding uncharacterized protein LOC128873864 isoform X1, whose amino-acid sequence MRRTFGIKSILRIGVIVIVCRFDPSIGLPTEQPTRFTLNTGDGDVSSTTATTLTTSRLDQGRELLGRVADAIRIVTGRLVNSVTLARNIIIDRAETLVSDSQNNVDTVIAEKTEDPNKTQRSLETIQNMPVTNTRTDTREIVRLETERAQGFLERPVYKPITGILESLFRPTPLVDGIKEQEKYGNSGDKFIGIGRALVNSFEGFSNFLNAVVDLPRNAAKTTSRGITEALNHVGARLIGLE is encoded by the exons ATGCGAAGGACGTTtggaataaaaagtattttgaGGATAGGTGTTATAGTTATCGTATGTCGTTTCGATCCATCGATCGGTTTACCCACGGAACAACCAACGAGATTTACACTAAACACCGGCGACGGCGACGTGAGTTCGACTACCGCCACTACGTTGACCACGTCGAGATTGGACCAAGGACGA GAGTTGTTAGGCCGCGTCGCGGACGCGATAAGAATCGTCACAGGAAGATTGGTCAATTCTGTCACACTGGCCAGAAACATCATAATCGATCGGGCGGAG ACGCTGGTCAGCGATTCACAGAACAATGTAGATACCGTGATCGCGGAGAAGACAGAAGATCCGAATAAAACCCAGAGGTCCTTGGAAACTATCCAGAACATGCCAGTGACGAATACTCGGACAGACACGCGTGAAATTGTACGATTGGAGACGGAGAGGGCTCAAGGCTTTCTCGAAAGGCCAGTTTACAAGCCTATAACGGGAATTTTAGAGAGTTTATTCAGACCTACGCCGCTCGTCGATGGTATCAAGGAGCAGGAAAAGTATGGAAACTCTGGGGACAAGTTCATCGGAATTGGTAGAGCCCTCGTCAACAGTTTCGAAGGTTTCAGCAACTTTCTCAACGCTGTGGTTGAC TTGCCACGCAACGCTGCTAAAACGACGTCCCGTGGAATAACGGAAGCGCTGAATCATGTGGGAGCTCGTCTCATCGGACTCGAATGA
- the LOC128873428 gene encoding uncharacterized protein LOC128873428: MDGSTTCFFLEHVRQYPFPTVYATGMPQSDNNGNQDPSAGLPLIQFTNGGIRFNFGGYHAEAGLGGLLTGSRTGGGLHASAGTPWGAHAGAGLGGLLGGDNANAGGGLYARAGLGNGRPEAAAGLGGVLDGSGRSIAPARGGLFAGATTGARGVGVGTGTRDFAAATGAGVYGPNEEINRSTSKGINGSVSAGGKPVGSGSNIQIIAKKAQNVKQASSNAVNPEPKQKDHSSNKEIREIGASQPLVIASAGISGTLSVNPVPQGPLVPQPMEQVKVVGNVGTIEPAPPAPPLTSDTNEIPLVDKRPQRVRVIYPKWIRKRLGGPRKQIIYDTGVNVQSDPSDANTQKLSRRQVDEILNVPRSRTDPVLVQSGNSDGFYEDVFNIPVSTLNAVNRLLNNNFG, translated from the exons ATGGACGGCTCGACAACTTGTTTCTTCTTAGAACACGTCAGACAGTATCCCTTCCCGACAG TTTACGCAACGGGAATGCCTCAAAGCGACAATAATGGGAATCAGGATCCATCGGCCGGG CTTCCACTGATTCAATTTACCAATGGCGGaattagatttaattttgGAGGCTATCACGCCGAGGCAGGCCTTGGTGGTCTTCTGACTGGCTCGAGAACAGGAGGTGGACTTCACGCTAGTGCAGGCACACCTTGGGGTGCTCACGCAGGAGCTGGCCTGGGCGGATTGCTCGGCGGTGACAATGCAAATGCTG GAGGTGGTCTTTACGCGAGAGCTGGCCTCGGAAATGGAAGACCGGAAGCTGCAGCCGGCCTGGGTGGAGTATTGGACGGTAGCGGACGATCGATTGCCCCCGCTAGGGGTGGGCTCTTCGCCGGTGCAACCACCGGCGCCCGTGGAGTTGGCGTTGGAACGGGAACCCGTGATTTTGCTGCGGCAACCGGAGCTGGAGTCTACGGTCCAAACGAGGAAATCAATCGTTCGACTAGCAAAGGTATCAACGGATCGGTCAGCGCCGGAGGCAAACCAGTCGGAAGTGGCTCGAACATTCAAATCATCGCGAAGAAGGCTCAGAATGTTAAGCAG gCATCGAGCAACGCGGTCAACCCGGAACCAAAGCAGAAGGACCATTCATCGAACAAAGAG ATCCGTGAAATAGGAGCGTCTCAGCCACTGGTTATTGCCAGCGCGGGTATTTCTGGAACTCTTTCCGTGAATCCTGTTCCTCAAGGACCTCTGGTTCCGCAGCCGATGGAACAGGTGAAGGTAGTAGGAAACGTTGGAACAATCGAGCCAGCTCCCCCTGCACCCCCGCTGACGAGTGATACGAATGAAATTCCACTAGTAG ATAAACGCCCTCAACGAGTGAGAGTCATATATCCAAAATGGATAAGAAAGAGATTAGGGGGACCCAGGAAACAAATTATCTACGACACCGGGGTGAATGTACAAAGTGATCCATCTGATGCAAATACTCAAAAACTTTCGCGTCGTCAAGTTGATGAAATTCTAAATGTACCCAGATCGAGAACAGATCCTGTACTGGTACAAAGCGGTAACAGCGATGGATTCTATGAGGACGTCTTCAAC ATACCAGTATCGACACTTAATGCTGTTAACCGATTATTAAACAACAATTTCGGTTGA